The Ischnura elegans chromosome 1, ioIscEleg1.1, whole genome shotgun sequence genome contains a region encoding:
- the LOC124156534 gene encoding gamma-glutamylcyclotransferase-like: MICVMLKSRSIVILAVAFCGSIQSSYSAMSSEKFLYFGYGSNLLSKRILINNPSAVRKGAAKLTGYRLDFNGYAQRWGGAVATIVPDGGHHVWGALWEMNMTDVGNLDRQEGVESGIYEPMEVEVESSEDGRIRARTYRYVKEPFPDTTATSGNISLGTLWAELPEKRRPSPEYRRVVVLGALETGLPAEYTSALEMIPHNGYAGSSGLDVIPQEEFLRSGPAEAPPKKIAG; this comes from the exons ATGATTTGCGTAATGTTGAAATCGCGAAGCATTGTGATCCTCGCCGTGGCCTTCTGTGGTAGCATTCAGTCTTCTTACTCTGCTATGTCGAGCGAAAAGTTTTTGTACTTCGGATATGGCAGCAATCTGTTATCCAAAAGAATTCTAATCAACAACCCATCTGCTGTTCGTAAAGGAGCGGCGAAGTTAACa GGTTATCGCTTGGACTTCAATGGATATGCACAACGCTGGGGTGGAGCAGTGGCGACCATTGTTCCCGACGGAGGGCATCATGTGTGGGGGGCCCTGTGGGAAATGAACATGACGGACGTAGGCAACCTGGACAG GCAGGAAGGAGTGGAGAGCGGTATCTACGAGCCCATGGAGGTTGAGGTGGAAAGCTCTGAGGATGGAAGAATCCGAGCACGGACGTATCGCTATGTGAAGGAGCCATTTCCTGATACAACGGCCACATCGGGTAACATCAGCCTCGGGACATTGTGGGCTGAACTGCCAGAAAAGAGGCGCCCCTCTCCTGAGTACCGGCGTGTTGTCGTGTTGGGGGCACTGGAGACTGGCCTGCCAGCTGAGTACACGAGTGCCCTAGAAATGATACCTCACAACGGATATGCAGGAAGCAGTGGACTAGACGTCATCCCTCAGGAAGAGTTCCTCCGATCAGGGCCGGCAGAGGCCCCTCCCAAAAAGATAGCAGGATGA